The following are encoded in a window of Primulina eburnea isolate SZY01 chromosome 4, ASM2296580v1, whole genome shotgun sequence genomic DNA:
- the LOC140830131 gene encoding uncharacterized protein: protein MKPPEFDGSTDPMVVLEWVKAVEAIYDYLQFQDIDREFKDLFYDKYFPRDVQSQKVKEFLELKQGNMSMQEYILKFEEGCQFAPYLASNDIEKGENFLRGVRAEIKRDVQMSKAASYKEIIEKARMAEQDEKKFERER from the exons ATGAAGCCACCAGAATTTGATGGTAGCACTGATCCCATGGTCGTCTTGGAATGGGTCAAAGCTGTGGAGGCTATATATGATTACCTTCAGTTTCAAGATATAGATCGA GAGTTTAAAGATTTATTCTACGATAAATATTTTCCTCGAGATGTTCAAAGTCAGAAAGTGAAGGAATTTCTAGAACTGAAGCAAGGAAATATGTCAATGCAAGAGTATATTCTCAAATTCGAAGAGGGGTGTCAGTTTGCCCCATATCTGGCCAGCAATGACATCGAAAAAGGCGAGAATTTCCTTAGAGGTGTCCGggctgaaattaaaagagacgTTCAAATGTCTAAAGCTGCTTCATATAAAGAGATTATTGAAAAAGCAAGGAtggcagagcaggacgagaagaaATTTGAAAGAGAAAGATAG